The DNA sequence TATGTCGACCGCCGAGGGTTGTGGCGCTGATCGGGCTCTGATACGCCGAGACCGACGTTTGGCAGGCCCGTTCTCGGGCGTTGTCTGCAAAACGTCGGTCTCGGGTCTGGCGGTGTGTCGACCGTCGATCAGGTCGGGTCGACGCCCACGCCCAGGCTGCGCTGGATGTCGGCCTTCATCGCGACCAGCTGCTGGTTCCAGTACGGCCAGTCATGGGTTCCGTCGGCCGGGAAGTTGAAGACCCCGTTGTTGCCGCCGGCTGCGGTGTAGTTCTGCTGGAACGTCTTGTTGGTGCTCAGTGTCATGCCCTCCAGGAACTTGGCGGGCAGGTTGTCGCCGCCGAGCTCGCTGGGCGTGCCGTTGCCGCAGTAGATCCAGATCCGGGTGCGATTGGCCACCAGCCGAGGGATCTGCACCATCGGGTCGTTGCGCTTCCACGCCGGGTCGGACGACGGACCCCACATGTTGGAGGCGTTGTAGCCGCCGGCGTCACTCATGGCCATCCCGATCAAGGTCGGCCACCAACCTTCGGACGGGTTCAGGAAGCCGGAAAGCGCTGCCGCGTAGGGGAACTGCTGCGGGTAGTAGGCCGCCAGTGTCAGCGACGAGCTGCCCGCCATCGAGAGGCCGACGACAGCGTTGCCGAACGGTGACACGCTCTTGTTGGCCTGCAGCCAGGACGGCAGCTCCCGGGTCAGGAAGGTCTCCCACTTGTAGGTCTGGCAGCCGGACTTGCCGCAGGCCGGCTGGTACCAGTCCGAGTAGAAGCTGGACTGCCCGCCTACCGGCATGATCACCGACAACCCGGACTGGTAGTACTCCTCGAACGCCGGGGTGTTGATGTCCCAGCCGTTGAAGTCGTCCTGGGCGCGTAGGCCGTCCAGCAGGTAGACGGCGTGGGTGCCGCCGGGCTGGAACTGCACCTTGATCTCACGACCCATCGCCGCCGACGGCACCTGCAGGTATTCCACCGGCAGGCCAGGGCGGGAGAACGCTGACGCGTTACCCGCACCACCGACAGCCCCGACGAGGCCGCTCAGCAGCGCGGCCCCCACCGCCGCGACCATCAACCGGCGCGGTAGCCGACTGGCCGCGTTACGCAACTTCTCAACGCTCTTCATAGCTCTTGTCCCATCCCAATGTCGTGCGGTCTAGCCCTTCTGAACGGAGTCAAACACGGCGCGGTGCCGTGTCCTGTTCGCCGCCACGGGTTTTCATATCGCGGTTCGGCAACGATTGAGATTCAGCGCGGACTCGTCACCTCACCGGGTGGGTGTTTTGGTAGGCATATAGTCGAGGTAATCATCGACGAAGGGCAGGTCATGCAGGCCAGTGCTCGGGACTTGGGGACCGCTGGGGCTCCGTTGGCCGGGGTACGCGTCATCGAGATCGCCAGCTTCGTCGCCGTCCCGCTCGCCGGAATGACGCTGGCACAACTGGGCTGCGACGTGGTGCGCATTGACCCGGTCGGCGGTGCGGCCGACTACCGGCGCTGGCCCGTCACCGACGACGGCACCTCGATCTACTGGACAGGCCTTAACAAGGGTAAACGCTCCGTGGTCGCCGATCTGCGCGCGCCCGAGGGGCAGCGTGTGGTGCAGCAACTGATCGCCGACAGTGGCGTATTGCTGACCAATATGGCTGGCCGCCAATGGCTTTCCTACGACACTTTGGCGGCGGAGCGTCCGGACCTGATCCACCTCGAGGTGCTCGGACGCGCTGACGGCTCCACCGCGGTGGACTACACGATCAACGCCGGTGTCGGCTTTCCGCTGGTGACCGGGCCCAGCGACCACGCCGCCCCGATCAACCATGTGCTGCCGGCCTGGGATATCGCCTGCGGGCTACACGCCGCGCTGGCGGTCTCCGCCGCGCTGCATCGCCGTGACCACACCGGGGAGGGCTGCCGGATCCGGCTGGCGCTGGAGGACGTCGCACTGGGCACCGCCAGCACCCTGGGCTTCCTCACCGAGGCCATGGTGAACGGCGACCGCCGGGAACGCATCGGCAATGCGGTCTACGGGCAGTACGGGCAGAGCTTCGCCAGCGGCGACGGTGCGAATTTCATGGTCGTCACGCTGACCGATCGGCACTTCCGGGACTTGGCCGAGCTGACCGGTTCGACGAAAGTCCTTGCGGCGCTGGCTGAAGCGCGCGGCATCGACTTCGGCGACGAGGGCCAGCGCTATCGTCACCGCGACCTGCTGACCGGACTGTTCAGCGGGTGGTTTGCCGAGCGGCCGGCGGCGCAGATCGAAGCCGCCCTGGCGGGAACGTCGCTGCTGTGGGACCGCTACCGCAGCTTTGCCGAGGTGGCCGCCGACGAGCGCCTACGCGACAACCCGATGTTCGCGACGCTGCATCAGCCCCGGGTGGGGGAGTACTTGGCGGCCGGTCTGCCGGCGTCGATCGATGGCGCCCACCCGCCCGCCGTCGCCGCACCTGCGCTGGGCGCCGACACCGAGCAGGTGTTGGCTACCCGGCTGGGTATGAACACTCACGAAATCGACCGGCTGCGCCAAAGCGGCGCGGTGGCAACGGATTAGCAAAGGAGCTCCGACCAAGTGCGTACTTTCGCATCGATTGATGAACTTGCCGCATGCCAGGGCCAGGTGATCGGGCATAGCGACTGGGTGACGATCACCCAGGACGCCGTCAACCTGTTCGCCGACGCGACGGGTGACCACCAGTGGATTCACGTCGACCCCGAGCGTGCGGCCACCGGGCCCTTCGGGACCACGATCGCCCACGGATACCTGACCCTGGCCATGCTGCCGCAGCTGATGGCGCAGATCAGCCGCCTCGACGGAGTGAAGTTGGCGATCAACTACGGGCTGAACAAAGTGCGCTTTCCGGCGCCGGTACCGGTCGGCTCCAAGATCCGGGCCGAGACGTCCCTGGTCGAGGTCGCCGATGTGGGCGGTGGCGCCCACCAGGTGACCTACTCCACCACGGTGTCTATCGACGCCCATGCCAAGCCGGCCTGCGTCGCCGAGAGCGTCGTGCGCTACGTGCTCTGAGGACGGCCTTGCTTCGCGTCCCGGCCCCGGGGGCGGGACGCGAAGTAATGCGCAACGATCGCCGCGATCTGCAGAAATCGGCGACGGGTCGCCGGTGCCATCTCGGTCATCACGTCGATTACCCCGCCCGGGCGCAGGTGCGGGTCGAAGGGCACCTCAACCACCGCCTGGCCGTGCTGCAGGAACTGCGTCGTCAATGCGGAGCGGGTGCGCCGGTCGGCATGGCCGTCGGAGTCGTTGAGCACCACCACGGTGCGCTGCAGCAACCCGCCTTGGCCGCGGCCGGCCAGCCATTCCATGGTCTTGGCGGCCGCGCCGGCACCGTCCGCCCACGGCGAAGACACCACGATTAGCGCGTCCAGGTCACGCAGCGCCTCCTGGGTCACTGGCGAGTCCATCGTCGAACCACAGTCGATGATCGAGATGGTGAAGTGCCGGTCCAGGCGCAGCGCGGCCTCCCGGTACAACGCCGCGTCAAGGATCCGGCGACTTCCCGCGGCCGGCTCGCCCACCAGGACGTAGAGCCCCGCCGCGTTGGCGCCGACCCGGCTGCTGATGTCGGCGAACGATTGCACGCTCTGATCGGCGGCCAGATCCCAATAGGAGCTGGTGGCGCGCGGGTCGATGCGGCTGCCGAGCCGGCCGAACGCAGTGTCAGCGTCCACGGCCACCACATGGTCGGCCCGCCGCAGTGCGGCGAACACCGACCCGACGCTGGCCGCCACAGTCGTCTTGCCGACCCCGCCCTTACCGAGTACGCCGACTTTGTAGCTGCCATTGGGCAGGGATCGGATGGCCACCTGGTAGGCCATTTCTTCCCGCTCGGCCGGCGACGGGCCCAGGTTGACCAACCCCAGCGTCGCGGACAGGACCAGGCGGCGCCAGCCACGGGCCGGCTGGGGCCGCGGCATGGGGGCCGGCGGCAGGGGTTGCGGTGGTCGCTGCGGTGGCGGCGGCGCCCAGTGCCCCGGCTGTTGCTGCTGCGGCGGCATTCGCTGCCGCAGAAAGTCGTCGTCTGCGTTCATCGGCTCCTCGAGGCATACGGCGGCGGTACGGCCAGGTGGCCCAATAACCGCAGCCTAGTCGCGGAGGCGCCCATCTACCGTCAGCCAGCCCGAGAAGCGCGAGTCGGGCCGGCTCACCGGTCAGCAGTCGTAATAGAGGGCGAACTCGTAGGGATGCGGACGCAGGTTGACGGGGGTGATCTCGTTGTCCCGCTTGTAGTTGATCCAGGTCGCGATCACGTCCGGGGTGAATACCCCACCTTCGGTGAGGTATTCGTGGTCGGCCTCGAGGTTGTCCATCACCTCGGCCAGCGAGGTGGGGGCCTGCGAGATCGCCGCCGCCTCGTCGGCCGGCAGGTCGTAGAGGTCCTTGTCGACCGGCGCGGCCGGTTCGATCTTGTTCTTGATGCCGTCGATGCCGGCCATCAACATGGCCGAGAACGCCAGGTAGGGATTGCCGGAAGAGTCCGGGCAGCGGAACTCCAGCCGCTTGGCCTTCGGGTTGGTGCCGGTGATCGGGATACGCACGCAGGCCGAACGGTTGCGCTGGCTGTAGACCAGGTTGATCGGCGCCTCGTAACCCGGCACCAGCCGCTTGTAGGAGTTGATGGTGGGGTTGGTGAACGCCAGCAGTGACGGCGCGTGGTGCAGGATGCCGCCGATGTAGTGCCGGGCGGTGTCGGACAGTCCGGCATAGCCGATCTCGTCGTAGAACAGCGGCTCACCGTCCTGCCATACCGACTGGTGTACGTGCATACCTGAACCGTTGTCTCCGAAAAGCGGCTTGGGCATGAACGTCACCGTCTTGCCGTGCGCCCAGGCGGTGTTCTTGATGATGTATTTGAACAACATCAAATCGTCGGCGGCGTGCAGCAGCGTGTTGAACTTGTAGTTGATCTCCGTTTGCCCGCCGGTGCCGACCTCGTGGTGGCCGCGTTCGACAGTGAAACCAGCGCCTGCGAGGTTGGTCGCCATTGCATCGCGCAGATCGACGTATTGATCGGCCGGCGCGACCGGGAAATAGCCTCCCTTGGGGCGAACTTTGTATCCGAGGTTGGGGCTGCCGTCGGCTTCGGTTGTCCGGCCGGTGTTCCACCAGCCGGCGACCGAATCCACTTTGTGGAAAGAGCCGTTGATCTGTGAGTCGAAGCTCACGGAATCGAAGATATAGAACTCGGCCTCGGCGCCGAAGTAAGCGGTGTCGGCAATGCCGGTGCTGGTGAGGTAGCTCTCGGCCTTGCGTGCGATGTTGCGCGGGTCGCGCGAATAGGGCTCGCGGGTGAACGGGTCGTGGACGAAAAAGTTGAGGTTCAGCGTCTTTGCGGCTCGGAATGGATCGATGCGGGCGGTTTCCGGGTCGGGCAGCAGCAGCATGTCTGACTCGTGGATGGACTGGAAGCCGCGGATCGATGAACCGTCGAAGGCAAGCCCATCCTCGAATACGCTTTCATCGAGCGCGGCGGCCGGGATCGAGAAATGCTGCATAACCCCCGGCAGGTCGCAGAATCGAATGTCGACGTACTCAACCGACTCGTCGGCGACGAGCTTGAAAATGTCGGCGGCCATATTGGTCTCCTTCGCGTGCAGACAGCTAAACGATAGGCAGCGCACATTTCCTGGACATCATCCAGTTATTGCGTTGGCGTAACGCAAACCTCACCGCAAGCCCGCTGTCCAGCGAACTAGCACGTTTGCTAGGTCGGGGTATATCGTGGCGTTGCCTGTGAGATTTTTCAGGCAGGAACGCCGTTCAACGTCGCACGGACCAACCCCCTAGACCGCTTGTCCATATCGGGCAACGGGCGAGAACGTGCGAAGGGTCAGGTGACTCAGGTGGCGATGGCACCCCGTCGGGTGGGGCTCTACAACCCCGCGTTCGAACATGACGCGTGTGGGGTGGCCATGGTGGTCGATATCCATGGCCGGCGCAGTCGCGACATCGTCGACAAGTCGATCACGGCGCTGCTCAACCTTGAGCACCGCGGCGCTGCCGGAGCCGAACCCAACAGCGGTGACGGCGCTGGGATCCTGATTCAGATTCCGGACCTATTCCTGCGTGCCATAACCGATTTCGATCTTCCGCCCGAGGGCAGCTACGCCACCGGGATCGCATTTCTGCCGCAGTCGGCCAAAGAGTCGGCGGCAGCCTGTGTCGGCATGGAGAAAATCGTCGAGGCCGAGGGCCTCCAGGTGCTCGGCTGGCGCGAAGTGCCGACCGACGACTCGTCGTTGGGCGCGCTGGCTCGAGATGCGATGCCGACTTTTCGGCAGCTGTTCATCGGCGGGGCCTCCGGCATGGCGTTGGAGCGCCGGGCCTATGTGGTGCGCAAGCGCGCCGAACATGAGCTGGGTAGCAAGGGGCCCGGCCAGGATGGACCGGGTCGGGAATCCGTCTATTTCCCAAGCCTTTCCAGCCGGACCATGGTGTACAAGGGAATGTTGACCACGCCGCAGCTCAAGGCGTTCTATCCCGACCTGGCCGACGAGCGGTTGCAGAGCGCACTGGGCCTCGTGCATTCTCGGTTCTCCACCAACACTTTTCCGTCGTGGCCGCTGGCCCACCCGTTCCGTCGTATCGCACACAACGGCGAGATCAACACGGTTACCGGCAACGAGAACTGGATGCGCGCCCGGGAGGCGCTGATCCGCACCGACGTTTTCGGCTCTGAAGGCGGCCAACGCAGCGCGGATAAGCTGTTCCCGATCTGCACGCCGGGCGCCTCCGACACCGCCCGGTTCGACGAGGTGCTCGAACTGCTGCATCTAGGCGGCCGCAGCCTGCCGCACGCGGTGCTGATGATGATCCCGGAGGCCTGGGAACGGCACGAAAGCATGGATGGGCCTACCCGAGCTTTTTATGAGTACCACGACTCGCTGATGGAGCCCTGGGATGGCCCGGCCTCGATGACCTTCACCGACGGCACCGTGGTGGGTGCGGTGCTGGACCGCAACGGCCTGCGGCCGTCGCGTATTTGGGTCACCGAAGACGGGCTGGTGGTGATGGCGTCCGAGGCTGGTGTTCTCGACTTGGACCCCGCCACGGTGGTGCATCGACAGCGGCTGCAACCGGGCAAGATGTTCCTGGTGGACACCGCCGCCGGGCGGATCATCTCCGATCGTGAGATCAAGTCGACGCTGGCCGGCGAACGACCGTACCAGCAGTGGATCGATGAGTGCCTGATCGGAATCGGCGAGCTGCCCCCCGGCGATGCTCCCCGGATGGAGCGTCACCGGGTTCTGTTGCGGCAGCATATGTTCGGCTACACCTACGAGGAACTCAACCTGGTGCTCGCGCCCATGGCGCGCTCCGGCGCTGAGCCGATCGGATCCATGGGCACCGACACCCCGGTGGCGGTGCTCTCGGCGCGACCCCGGCTGCTGTTCGACTACTTTCAGCAGTTGTTCGCCCAGGTCACCAACCCGCCGTTAGACGCCATCCGCGAA is a window from the Mycobacterium sp. SVM_VP21 genome containing:
- a CDS encoding MinD/ParA family protein is translated as MNADDDFLRQRMPPQQQQPGHWAPPPPQRPPQPLPPAPMPRPQPARGWRRLVLSATLGLVNLGPSPAEREEMAYQVAIRSLPNGSYKVGVLGKGGVGKTTVAASVGSVFAALRRADHVVAVDADTAFGRLGSRIDPRATSSYWDLAADQSVQSFADISSRVGANAAGLYVLVGEPAAGSRRILDAALYREAALRLDRHFTISIIDCGSTMDSPVTQEALRDLDALIVVSSPWADGAGAAAKTMEWLAGRGQGGLLQRTVVVLNDSDGHADRRTRSALTTQFLQHGQAVVEVPFDPHLRPGGVIDVMTEMAPATRRRFLQIAAIVAHYFASRPRGRDAKQGRPQST
- the glnA gene encoding type I glutamate--ammonia ligase, with protein sequence MAADIFKLVADESVEYVDIRFCDLPGVMQHFSIPAAALDESVFEDGLAFDGSSIRGFQSIHESDMLLLPDPETARIDPFRAAKTLNLNFFVHDPFTREPYSRDPRNIARKAESYLTSTGIADTAYFGAEAEFYIFDSVSFDSQINGSFHKVDSVAGWWNTGRTTEADGSPNLGYKVRPKGGYFPVAPADQYVDLRDAMATNLAGAGFTVERGHHEVGTGGQTEINYKFNTLLHAADDLMLFKYIIKNTAWAHGKTVTFMPKPLFGDNGSGMHVHQSVWQDGEPLFYDEIGYAGLSDTARHYIGGILHHAPSLLAFTNPTINSYKRLVPGYEAPINLVYSQRNRSACVRIPITGTNPKAKRLEFRCPDSSGNPYLAFSAMLMAGIDGIKNKIEPAAPVDKDLYDLPADEAAAISQAPTSLAEVMDNLEADHEYLTEGGVFTPDVIATWINYKRDNEITPVNLRPHPYEFALYYDC
- a CDS encoding MaoC family dehydratase — protein: MRTFASIDELAACQGQVIGHSDWVTITQDAVNLFADATGDHQWIHVDPERAATGPFGTTIAHGYLTLAMLPQLMAQISRLDGVKLAINYGLNKVRFPAPVPVGSKIRAETSLVEVADVGGGAHQVTYSTTVSIDAHAKPACVAESVVRYVL
- a CDS encoding esterase family protein, producing MKSVEKLRNAASRLPRRLMVAAVGAALLSGLVGAVGGAGNASAFSRPGLPVEYLQVPSAAMGREIKVQFQPGGTHAVYLLDGLRAQDDFNGWDINTPAFEEYYQSGLSVIMPVGGQSSFYSDWYQPACGKSGCQTYKWETFLTRELPSWLQANKSVSPFGNAVVGLSMAGSSSLTLAAYYPQQFPYAAALSGFLNPSEGWWPTLIGMAMSDAGGYNASNMWGPSSDPAWKRNDPMVQIPRLVANRTRIWIYCGNGTPSELGGDNLPAKFLEGMTLSTNKTFQQNYTAAGGNNGVFNFPADGTHDWPYWNQQLVAMKADIQRSLGVGVDPT
- a CDS encoding CoA transferase, whose translation is MQASARDLGTAGAPLAGVRVIEIASFVAVPLAGMTLAQLGCDVVRIDPVGGAADYRRWPVTDDGTSIYWTGLNKGKRSVVADLRAPEGQRVVQQLIADSGVLLTNMAGRQWLSYDTLAAERPDLIHLEVLGRADGSTAVDYTINAGVGFPLVTGPSDHAAPINHVLPAWDIACGLHAALAVSAALHRRDHTGEGCRIRLALEDVALGTASTLGFLTEAMVNGDRRERIGNAVYGQYGQSFASGDGANFMVVTLTDRHFRDLAELTGSTKVLAALAEARGIDFGDEGQRYRHRDLLTGLFSGWFAERPAAQIEAALAGTSLLWDRYRSFAEVAADERLRDNPMFATLHQPRVGEYLAAGLPASIDGAHPPAVAAPALGADTEQVLATRLGMNTHEIDRLRQSGAVATD